The genomic window GCAAAGGTAAAAATTTCTTGATGGACAAGTATAGTACAGTCACAGCACCGAAGGACAAAAATAGATAAGTTGCCAAAGTATATAAAGCTTGGACTCTGACACTAGCAACTCCTGGCTTAATTTGCAGTACAGAAAATATTAGTGGGACAATTATCTGTCCCATCAAGAAAAAGCCGACAATAAATACTTGCCAGACTATTTCCCAGTCCCAAGGGGTTGTCCAAACTGTTTCTCCATTTTGAGAAAATACAGATTCTTTGCCCTTTGTCAAGCGATTTATTGTTAAATAAATTAGTAGTGATAAACCAATTAAACCTGTTACGGCGGGAATGCTGCTAATAATCGCTAATTTTAGCAATGCTTCCTCAGCAAGCTCTTGTTCTCTAGCTTGGAGTAGCAATTTCGCCTGTGGGCGCTGTTGTAGCTCGTAAAGTTGAGCTAGAGCGCGTCCTTGAAACCAACCTTCTAAGTTTGCTTCAATTAACGCTTCAGCATCGGGAAGTAATTGGGGTGGATTGTTCCATAATCCTGTTAAAACAGAACCTGTAGCAGCTAAAGAGTTATCTTGAGGCGAATTGATAACCTGAAGCCATGTTTGTAGTGCTGGCTCAATTTGTTTTTGCTGTACTTGGAGAATGCCTAAACGTAAATTTAGTTCAGCAATTAATTTTTTGATTTGAGTAACAGATTTAAGTAATTGTGCTTGCTGTGAGGAGCGGGAAGCATCGCTAATGGGGGCAAGTTGAGAATCGGGCTTAGGCAATGGAGCATTACTTTTGGCTGCTAGTTGCAGTTGATTTTGAGCCTTTGCTAAGTTTGTTTGCGCGGATTTTTGCGCGTCAAGATATTGCTTCGTTGCCGATTCTAGAGGATTTTCGCCTAGGAGAGTTTTACTAGCTTTGGCAAGATTGGGGTCAGCATTTGCGGGTGACAACTGTTGAGCGCGAAGTAATAGGTTAGTTTGGTACAATTCCAAGCGGCTTTGGATTTGCGGTTGCTGCCAACTTGCCCATAAGGCACTCCCAGCCAAGAAAATGATTGCTAAAGTGAGCAAACTTAGAATTAACCGCTTAATTGTCATGAATCTTGAATTACTCCTATTTAAACGCCCCTAAGCTTAGTCCAAAGATGCCTACAGTAAAGCGATCGCCTAGGGAAATCACCACAAACTGCATTATGACATTTTGCCCGTTACTTAGAAATTAATTGAGTAGCTGGCTAAGGGTCTGGTAAAATAACGCTGATTTGTTTTGCGTTCACCACAGCAGTTTATCAGGCTATAAGAGGAGAAAAAGATTGACCACTCGCGCGATCGTTGTCCGTCATGGTCAAAGTAGTTATAACACCGAGCGGCGCATCCAGGGACGCAGCGATGTTTCTTCTTTGACTCAAAAAGGTCGTGACGATGCCTTAAAAACTGGTACTGCCCTCAGTCACCTCAATTTTGCCACTATATACAGCAGTCCTTTACAACGAGCAAAAACAACGGCAGAAATTATTAAAGAGTGTTTAGCAACTCCTGCCCAAATTCAAAGCACTGATAATTTAAGAGAAATTGACTTGTCTTTGTGGGAAGGTATGCTGTCTCAAGAAGTTAAAGACAATTTGCCTGAAGACTATCGTTTGTGGAAAGAGCATCCTGACGAATTTGTGATGCTTTTACCTGAAAAGGACGGTGGAGAGAAAAAATATTTTCCGGTTGTATCACTTTACGAGCAAGCGCGGCAGTTTTGGCAAGAAATATTAGCCCGCCATGATGGGGAAACCATTTTAATTGTGGGGCATAATGGCATTAATCGGGCGTTAATCAGCACAGCGCTAGGAATTGCACCTAATCGCTACCATTCTATTCAACAATCTAACTGTGGCATCAGCGTTCTCAATTTTTCGGGACAGTTGGGGCAAAGCGTCCAATTAGAATCAATGAATCAAACCGGGCATGTGGGTGATTTTTTACCCTCTTTGCGTCCAAATCATTGCGGAGTAAGATTGTTGCTGGTACGTCATGGGGAAACAGAATGGAATCGCCAAACCAAGTTTCAAGGACAAATTGATGTGCCTTTAAACGATAATGGGCGATCGCAATCTCGTCTAGCCCAGAAGTTTCTCAAAGACATAGAGTTTGATTTTGCTTTTAGTAGTCCGATGCTACGTCCAAAAGAAACCGCCGAAATTATTTTACAGTCTCACCCCCAGATTGAATTGCAATTGCTTGATGGCTTAAGAGAAATTGGTCATGGTTTGTGGGAAGGAAAATTAGAAACAGAAATTGAGCAAACTTATCCGGGAGAATTGGAGAAGTGGCGGACTGTACCGCAAGAGATCCAAATGCCTGAAGGAGAGAATTTAGAGCAAGTAAGAAAGCGTAGTATTGAGGCTTGGCAGCAAATTGTTAATTATGCACTCCTTCAGCAGTCGCAGACAGGTTTAGTAGTAGCTCACGATGCTACTAATAAAGTTTTGCTATGTCATGTTTTAGGTTTAGATAATCAATATTTTTGGAACTTCCGTCAAGGGAATGGAGCGGTAAGTGTGATTGATTATCCGCAAGGGTTAGATGGTTTACCCGTATTGCAAGCAATGAATATTACAACTCATTTAGGCGGTGGTGTATTAGATAAAACTGCGGCGGGCGCGTTGTGAAGTTGAACTACTAAAAATATGACCAGCGAATTGCTACAACAAGTGCGGGTAATAGATCCTGTTGCCAAAAGCGATCGCATTGCTGATGTGGAAATTTGCGATGGGGTAATTAAGGCGGTACAAGACAACATCTCCGAATGGTCTAACGATACTCAAGTGCGCGATTGTCGCGGGTTGGTATTGGGAGCGGGGTTAATAGATTTATACAGCCATTCTGGAGAGCCAGGTTTTGAAACTAGAGAAACTTTGTCATCGTTGTTAGAAGCGGCGGCGGCGGGAGGTTTTACTAGGTTGTGTATTTTGCCTGATACGATGCCAATCTTAGATAATCTTGCCGCGATCGCACTAATCCAACAAAAAAGGCGAGAATTAACAAATCCTTTACCCAAAATGTATGTTTGGGGGGCATTGACTATCGGTGTCCAAGGGCAACAAATGACCGAACTTGCCGAACTTGCAAAAGGATCTGTTGGCTTTGCTGATGGTAAACCCGTGGCAAATTTGGCACTGCTAAGGCGATTATTGGAGTATTTGAAGCCTGTTGGTAAGCCCGTTGCCTTGTGGTGTTGCGATCGCCAATTGGTCGGTAATGGGGTGATGCGCGAGGGTACAGACTCAATTATTTTGGGTTTGCCTGGAAATCCCCACTTTTCCGAAACAACGGCAATCGCGGCAGTCATAGAATTAGTAGCAGCAATTGGTACACCCGTGCATATTATGCGCGTTTCTACCGCTCGTAGCGTCCAGTTAATCGCCCAAGCCAAAGCCCAAGGATTGCCGATTACCGCTAGTAGTAGCTGGATGCACTTATTGCTCGATACTAAGTCCCATTACAACTACGATCCTAATTTGCGTTTAGAGCCACCTTTGGGCAACCCGCGCGATCGCCTAGCATTACTTGAAGGAGTAAGATCGGGAGTTATTGATGCGATCGCCCTCGATTTAGCTCCCTATACCTACGAAGAAAAAACCGTTGCTTTTGCGGAAGCACCCCCAGGAGTGATAGGGTTTGAACTAGCTTTAGGCTTGCTGTGGCAGCAATTGGTAGCCAACGGTCAATGGTCGGCTTTGGAACTTTGGCGCTCTATTAGCCTGAATCCAGCCAATTGTTTGCAACAAACAATTAAAGAAATTTGTCCCGGTAATCCTGCCGAACTGACTTTGTTTGCGCCCCAGCTTTCTTGGCTTGTAGAGGCTAAAACCCTCAAGTCTCTTGCTACTAATACTCCTTGGCTAGGGCAAAAAATTACCGGGCGCGTGGTACAAACTTGGGTAACGTAATATTTTTTTAACAGTTTTTCGCGGAATTCCCCTCCCTCAGCGCCGCGCTATCCATCCCCTCCCTGCGAGGCGCTGATGATTCTATCTGTGATGATGTTGTACCGCAGGTACTACGGGTAGAGGAGATAGATGAAGAATTGCCAATCTATGTTATAATATTATCACCAATAGACAATATTGATAATGTATCGAGCTTACAAGTTTAGATTGTATCCAACTAACGAACAAAAAACAGCCTTAGCGAAAAGCTTTGGCTGTTGTCGTTGGTATTACAATTACTCTCTAAATCTGTGTCAAGAGACTTACAAGTTGTCTGGTAAAAGTTTATCTAGAGGTGCTTTACAAGGTTTATTACCTAGCCTTAAAAAAGAATATGTTTGGTTAAGCGATGCTTATTCACAATGCTTGCAGTATGTGGCACTTAATCTGTCTACAGCCTACAAAAATTTCTTTGACAAAAAAGCAGGGTTTCCTAAGTTCAAGTCAAGGCATGGTAGGCAATCAATTAGTTATCCTTCTAACGTAAAGTTGGAGGATGATTATATATTGATGCCGGGTAAAGTTGGAAAGATTTACTGCCAGCAAGAGCGAAAGTTTGACGGAATAATCAAGACTGTTACAGTCTCTCTTAATCCCGATGGTAAATACTTTGCAGCAATTTTAGTTGACGATGGAAAAGAAAACCCAACACTTTCTAGCGAGGGAAAAGCGGTAGGAATTGACTTAGGATTAACTCACTTTTGTATTACCAGCAATGGTAGTAAATTCGACAATCCTCGTCATCATAGAAAACACGCCCATAACCTCAAAAAGAAACAACAAAGTCTTGCACGCAAACAAAAAGGTAGTAATACTAGGCTTAAAGCCAAAAAGCTAGTAGCCAAAATTCATTCAAAAATCAAAAGAGTTAGAGAAGATTTTTTACACAAGCTATCCCGCAAGATAGTAAACGAAAACCAAGTTGTTGCCGTAGAAAATCTCAATGTTAAAGGTATGGTACGAAACCATAATTTAGCTAAAGCTATTAGTGACTGTGGATGGGGTCAATTTTGTACCATGCTCAAATACAAGTGCCAGTGGGACGGAAAAACCTATATTGAAGTAGACAGGTTTTTCGCTTCTTCTAAAACTTGTAATGTTTGCCTCAATAAAATAGGTAGTTTGGCGTTAGATGTGAGATCGTGGGATTGTGCTAAGTGCAAAACTCATCACGACAGAGACATAAATGCTGCTCTCAATATCAGAAATGAAGCCTTGCGGATATTGTCGTTAGGAACTAGCGACACAGCCAATGGAGGGAATGTAAGTCAACCTGGTAAAACTTCGGTTTTGTTAGATGCTGTTCCCCGTGAAGTTGGAAACCCCACCCCTCTTTAGGGTGGGGTAGTTCATTCCAAGTCACCGAGGCGATTGGGGGGCCAAAAACGTACTACAGCACGACCAATGATCTGATTTTTTGGCACAAAACCCCACATATGACTATCACAACTATTGTTGCGGTTATCACCCAGCATTAAGTAAGAGTTTTGCGGTACGGTAATCGGGCCTAATTCATAATTAGGGGCATCGGCGATGTATTCTTCGGATAGAGCGCGATCGTTGATGTAAACTCGCCCTTGGGTAACGTGAATTTTGTCCCCTGGTACGCCAATTAATCGCTTAATATAAGCATCTTTAATTTCAGGGACTTCTGGCTTATTGGGATCTGGATGCCAAGGATCTAGGGTTTCGCTTTCGGGAGAAGCAGGAACAAGTTGCTGCGAACAAACTTTAGCGCTATTGGGAGGCATAAATACGACAATATCTCCCCGTTGCGGCGATTGAAGGCGATAACTTACTTTATCGATAATCAATTTGTCATTGATTTGCAGAGTTGGTAGCATTGAGCCTGTAGGAATCCAACGCGCTTCAGCTACGAAGGTACGAATTCCCAAAGAAAGAATAATACTAAGAGCGATCGTTCTACCTAGTTCGCCTAGCCATGAACCTTCACGATCTTTTTGCGAATTGTTATCAGACACTTGCTTTGACTCGCGGGACATATATATTTAATAGCCTAAATAAGAATTTTTAGTAATGTTGTTAGCTAGATTTTTAGAGACTTTACCTATCTAAGTTTAAAGTTTTCTACATAAAATATGTTAATTTTGGCACGATCACCACTAAAAAAATTTAGCTTGCCAATTATTGCCATGGCCCTCAATTCCAGTTTACTTATCCGTCACGCCACAATTATGCTCCCTGATGGGGAATTTTTAGTTGGAGATGTGCTAGTGCGCGATCGCCTCATTGTCCAAGTTGCTCCAGAAATTACGGCTTTGGGTACTAAAGAAATAGACGCAACGGGATTGACTTTGTTGCCGGGAGTTATTGACCCCCAGGTACACTTTCGCGAACCCGGTTTAGAACACAAAGAAGACTTGTTTACAGCTAGTTGTGCCTGTGCCAAGGGTGGAGTAACGTCTTTTCTAGAAATGCCCAACACGCGCCCGCTAACAATTACTCAGGAAGCTTTAGATGACAAGTTGCAACGGGCAGCGCAAAAATGTGTAGTTAATTATGGTTTTTTTATTGGTGCTACTGCCGAAAATTTGCCAGATTTACTCACGGCTAATCCTACCCCCGGCATCAAAATCTTTATGGGTTCGATGCACGGGCCATTGTTGGTAGATAGCGAAGCGGCGTTAGAGGCAATTTTTGCACGCGGTAAGCGCTTAATTGCCGTCCACGCTGAAGATCGAGCCAGAATTGAGGCAAGGCGCTTAGAATTTGCCGGAATCCACGATCCAAAAATCCATTCGCAAATTCAAGACAATCAAACGGCGTTACTTGCTACCCAACTTGCTGTAAAACTAGCCAATAAGTATCAGCGCCGCCTGCATATTTTGCATATGTCAACAGCCGAAGAAGCGGATTTTTTGCGGCAAGATAAACCAAGCTGGATAACAGCCGAAGTCACCCCCCAACACTTGCTATTAAATACTAATGCTTACGATACTATCGGCACTTGGGCGCAGATGAATCCGCCCCTAAAATCGCCCCACGACAACGAAGTTCTCTGGCAAGCTTTATTAGATGGAGTCATAGACTTTATCGCTACCGATCACGCACCCCATACTTTAGCGGAAAAAGCCCAAGAATATCCTAATACACCGTCGGGAATGCCGGGGGTAGAAACATCGTTGCCATTGATGCTAACGGCGGCAATGCAGGGGCGTTGTACAGTGGCACAGGTGGCTAATTGGATGTCTAGTGCCGTAGCTAAAGGATACGGAATTGCCAATAAAGGTGCGATCGCACCGGGTTATGATGCAGATTTAGTATTGGTTGACTTGGAGACTTATCGCCCGGTTGTCCGCGAGGAATTATTAACTAAATGTGGCTGGAGTCCTTTTGAGGGTTGGAAACTGACGGGATGGCCAGTAATAACTATTGTCGGCGGTCAAATTGTTTACGAAAACGGCAAAGTAAATACAGAAGTGCGCGGGGAAGCTTTGAAGTTTGCCGATAGTTAATATCTTGCACTTTCTAAAGCAACTTTTATCCCTAAAGCAATCAAAATTACTCCCATAGTTTTTTCTATATAGTGCGACATCGATAAAAACCGTTTTTTAACTATGGGATGAGAAATTGCTACTGCTAATAAAGTAAACCAGCCTAATGTAAATACAAACATCTGTAATCCATAAAGCGCTCTTATACTTACAGGTGTATTTGGACTAATAACTTGGGTAAATAAACTAAAGAAGAACAAAGTAACTTTAGGATTAAGTATATTAGTAATAAATCCGATTCTTATTGCTTGTTGTCTACTTAGGTCGTGCTTTGATTTTGTGGCATTTATTTTCCCACTTGGTTGAGCTTTTAAGGATTTATAACCGATATAAATTAAATAAGCTGCACCTAAAAGTTTGATAAAGGAAAACAAAACAATTGATTTAGAAATAATTACCCCAATTCCAACTAGCGTATAAGTTACATGAACTAAAATCCCTAGCGATATACCCAAAGCTGAATAAATACCAGTGCGGCGAGAGTAGACTAAACTATTGCGACAGATAATAGCAAAATCTGGGCCAGGACTCATAATTGCTACTAACTGAATAATTGTAATACTTAGAATTTGGGCATAAAAAGACATTTTTAAAACCTTTGACTACAAAAACTCTTTTAATTTGAGTGGCACACCAAAATTAAACATTTCTACTTGTCGCTGCTGGAGTTTATAAGTTAAAGATAATTTTAAATAAGTTGGTGGTTTATTAGCTAATCTTTCCGCCCATTCAATCGCCACAATGCCTAAAGGATATTCCAGTTTATTCCAGTAACTTTCTAAATTTAATTGCTGAACTTCGTGGCTTTCTAAACGATATAAATCTAGATGGTACAGAGGCAAACGCCCTTCGGTATACTCATTAATTAAAGTAAAAGTTGGGCTAACAATTGGTTCGGTAATTCCCAAGCCTTCGCCAATGCCTTGAACTAAAGTAGTTTTACCACTACCCAAATCTCCCTCTAATAAAAGTACACTACCAGCAACTAAAGATTGTCCTAGCCTTATCCCCAATAGTCGCGTAGCTTCAGCATCGGCAAGTAATATGTTCACAGGAGTTTTACCTTCAACCATAAGCGCGACTGTACCAACGCAATAACACTCCTGCTAGGCGTTGGGGGTTGTGTCTAACTACACCTGTGGCTTCGTCTTCATCCATGACATTTGCTAGGATAACGCGTCGCCCTAACTTTGTAACCAATTCGCGGTCGAGAAATACCGGATGAGAGTTTTCTTGAGCATAACGTTTTAAACTACGAGGCGAGGGATATTGTTTGTGGACTAATACGGCATTAAATAACTTTTCGCCACAAGCATTATCGATCGCTCTAATATGATCGGAAACGGTATAACCGTGAGTCTCTCCTGCTTGGGTCATGATATTACACACATAAATGCAAGGTACAGGGGGGACTCTACCGCCGCCTTTGCGCCGGGATGCGATCGCACTGGTTATTTCTGGTACTAATAAGTTAGGAATAACGCTAGTGTAAAGGCTACCTGGCCCAATAATAATACAATCAGCTTCTTCAATGGCTTGGATTACTTTCGGTAAGGCGGGAGGACTTGCGGGGATACTACCAATTTTGAGAATACTTCCGCCAGCTTCGGTAATATTTGATTCCCCTTCAATGCGTCGTCCGTCGGCTAATTGCGCCCACAACCGCATATCGCTAAGGGTTGCGGGTAATACTTTTCCTCTTACGGCTAAAACATCGGAACTTGCTGCGATCGCTCTTTCCAAGTCTCCGGTAATATCGCTCATTGCCGTCAAAAATAGATTACCAAAACTATGACCCGTTAAACCATCCCCTGCTGTAAATCGATACTGGAATAGTTCTGTTAGTAGTGTTTCCTCCGATGCCAAGGCTGCCAAACAGTTGCGAATGTCCCCTGGTGGTAAAACCCCATTTTCTCGTCGCAATCGCCCAGAGGAGCCGCCATCGTCCGCTACAGTGACAATAGCAGTAATGTTATTGCTGTAAGTTTTCAGTCCTCTAAGTAACGTTGATAGACCTGTCCCGCCACCGATAACAACAATTTTTGGGCCGCGATGTAAGCGACGATAGCTAAGTAATACATCGATTAATTCTTCATCACCTTCTGGTCTTAAAACTTCTGTAATTGAACTAACAGTACGAGTTTGTCCCCAGAAAATTAACAATAGCCCGAATAGCAGAATTAAGGGGCCGCTAATATAGTTTGGCAAAAAGTTGGCGATCGTGCTTACTAAGTCTTGTATCAGTTGAATTGCATAAAAAATGGGTGTCAGCTTCACCCATATTGCTAAACCTAAAGCCGTGAGTACAACGCCACCAGCACTTATTAGCAACCAGCGTTTGACCGATAACCCTGGGGAAAGCCATTTAAACCATTGGCTAAGTCTATACTGAGTGCGATTGCGCGACTCTTGCCTAAATAGGTTGATGGCTTGTTTGAAATAACTGATTGACATAGGCTAATTTGACAGGGATTCACAAAATGGCTAGGACGCGATTTTGAATTTAAGCGATGCTACTCTAGTTTTCAACCGTAGGAACTTAAATTCATTGTTCAAGGCTTACTTTAAGTTAGCTTCGTCCACTACCTTAATACTTTTGAGGACGTTGAGGCTGGTTTTTTAGTTGCCATCAAGGTTTATCGGTAACAATACATATTTTATACAATTAATGTCAGGCTTAATCCTACTATCTAAGTGCATAATTTTACTGGCGCTATCTTTATCTATCTAATAGTTAATAAGAGTTAATTGTCTATTCAAAAATTAATTATTAGTTAATGATTATATTGCAATTAAAATTTTACTGTTATTAGCTGATATTTTCTTTGTCTAAATACCTGATAAATATTATTTAATTTCAACTAAACTGCTTATAATTATATAAAACTTATATTTAGTGTTTTTGAGATGGAAAAGCGGATTTTAGGATTAGATCCAGGTTTAGCTATTTTAGGGTTTGGAACAATTTGCTATCAAGTAGAAAATTGTGCAGCTAATGATTCTACTTCTGCTTATACTCTTGCCGCTAAAGTAATGAATAAATCAGTAACTCTCCTAGATTTTGGAGTAATTAAAACTGCTGCCAATGTAGAAATGGGTAAGCGTCTTTGCATTATTTACGAAGACTTAAATACACTTATGGAGGAATGGAAACCCGATCTTGTAGCTGTTGAAAAATTGTTTTTTTACCGGATGGCAAATATTATTACTATAGCTCAAGCTAGGGGAGTAATGATGTTAGTATTAGCTCAACATCAAGTTCCTTTTGTTGAATTTACACCAGCTCAAATTAAACAGGCGCTTACAGGCTGGGGTAATGCAGATAAGCAGGAAGTTCAAGAGGCGGTAGCACGAGAATTAGAGTTAGATTATATTCCGCATCCCGATGATGCTGCTGATGCTTTAGCAGTAGCGTTAACGGCATCTTTTCACTTATAAAAGTTTTTGATTATAGTTTTTTAGCTATTACAACCCTAATATTGATTTGATAAATTACATTTCATTGCTACAATTGTTGCATTATCGCGAGCGCCGCGTGTCAACACTAAATCAATCGTGTTATTGACAGCTACTTTTAAGTTTTGATCTTCTATAAAAATTTTTGCTAGCTCGGTTTGTGGTACTAAATCCCAAACTCCATCGGAGCAAAGGATAATAATATCGTTTTGTTCTAAAAATATTGATAATTCCAAGCCAAAATTTTCTAATGTCTGTACATAGTTAGAGCTTAAGTTTGATTTTGAGCCAATACATTTAGTTAAAATATTTCGTTGTTTGTGTTTGTAACTTTCTTCATAGGTAATGTCACCCTCAGCTAGGAGCATAGCTACTAATGAATGATCTTCGCTCAATTGACAGATCATATTGTTGCGAATTAAATAAATGCGACTATCTCCTACGTGAGCAATTCTTAAATGACGGCAATTAGCCCAAACTATACTTAAAGTAGTTCCGCCATTATTCACATTCTCATAAACACATTTATTTGCTTTTTCAACTACAGATACTAACCATTTATTACATCTTTCTGCACTCTCATTAATACAATCAATAGGTGCTTCAATTACTGTTTTTACAGCTAAATGACTAGCAATTTCACCTTGAGCCAAGCCTCCCATTCCATCAGCTAAAACTGCTAAAATTGTATCTTCATGGCTGCTAGAATACTGTTGCACTCCATAATTATCTTCATTATGCAGACGTTGCATAGATAGTCCGATTGTAGAGTAGCTTTCTACATCCCATTGCACTTTGCGGTTGCTAAATGTTTGGTGAGTTTCGCTTAATGTTTTGGTCAATTGATCTAGACCAATTCTGTCTTCTACAATAACAGAAAGACAAAGACTAATAATTTGGTAGATGCCTGGTATAGGTGGAATATCTAAAGAACTAAAATTGAGCTTTGAGTTGGGCAATTGTTGGTAAATAGACTGATAAAGTAAAGTACCTATAATATAAGCGCTTGTTTTCTCACTAATTGGACAATTAAAACCAACTTCTGGGGCGCAGTAATCAGTTTGTTTACCGAATGCAACCTGTTCGCCGAGCAGATGAACATTAGTTAAATCAAAAAACTTGATTGTCGAATCTACTTGAATAAATGGCGAAATTACCTGAAAACAACACCAGCCTTGCTGATAAATTTGCTGAAATAATTGGCAAATTTGATTAATAATTTTGATAGATACTTCGCAGCTATGTTTTTGCTGCAACCAAATATCTAAAGTTTGTCCTTCTAGGGGTAAATAACTTAGTAGAAGTAACTTTGATTTTGTTAAACTATGAGTATTTTCTACAACCTCGTCTTCTAAATAGTCATAATTTTCGGTAGATTCCCATTCTTCATCAAAGTAGCTATCAGGAGTTGATAGCTGGTTGTAGTTATTAAATAGTTGATTTTCTTCCACCACCATAGCAAAATTGCTTGGATTTGGAATGTCGTCAACTACAAAATTAGTTTGCTCAATTGATTTTATATCAGGAGGGTTAAAGCTAGTTTTTAAATAATCCTCACTGGCAATATTTAAAAATAATTCTACTTCTTCTATACTAAAAGTTAGGAGTTTTGCTATTATTGAGTTTTCTTCAAGAATATGGCGCAACTGTAATTCTCGACTAAGCCCGCCATTTACATCGCCAATACGCAATAAACCAAAATTATCTACTTCTGGGTTAGTATTAGCTCCTACTTTTTGAATAAAAACCTTGTAATAATCTACATCAGCAAACTTACCTAAATGCGTCTTGACAACTAAGTAAAAATTATTTAGTTGAAAACAAGTATCTTCTTGAACAATTAGACAAGACATATTAAAAAATATATTTATAACGAAACAATGTTTTAGAATAATTTGCTAAGTTATCTAAGTGTTGTTGTAAAAATTGTATTCGATTTTTTAATCCTTGTAAAAGATCAGGGCAATAAAGCTCAAGACTTGATCAATTATTTGCAGATAAAAGCTATTTATAAACTTTTAACCACACAAAAAAATAATTAAGAGGGATTCAAGCCTTCTCAATTATTTTCCTACCTATTTTGAAAAAATCCTGCTGACGGTAGTTAGAAATAGCCGCTCATCAAAATTAAACCACAGCTATTATCGCCCGTTCTAGAGCC from Synechocystis sp. PCC 7509 includes these protein-coding regions:
- a CDS encoding LysE family transporter codes for the protein MSFYAQILSITIIQLVAIMSPGPDFAIICRNSLVYSRRTGIYSALGISLGILVHVTYTLVGIGVIISKSIVLFSFIKLLGAAYLIYIGYKSLKAQPSGKINATKSKHDLSRQQAIRIGFITNILNPKVTLFFFSLFTQVISPNTPVSIRALYGLQMFVFTLGWFTLLAVAISHPIVKKRFLSMSHYIEKTMGVILIALGIKVALESARY
- the tsaE gene encoding tRNA (adenosine(37)-N6)-threonylcarbamoyltransferase complex ATPase subunit type 1 TsaE, coding for MNILLADAEATRLLGIRLGQSLVAGSVLLLEGDLGSGKTTLVQGIGEGLGITEPIVSPTFTLINEYTEGRLPLYHLDLYRLESHEVQQLNLESYWNKLEYPLGIVAIEWAERLANKPPTYLKLSLTYKLQQRQVEMFNFGVPLKLKEFL
- the ruvC gene encoding crossover junction endodeoxyribonuclease RuvC, whose amino-acid sequence is MEKRILGLDPGLAILGFGTICYQVENCAANDSTSAYTLAAKVMNKSVTLLDFGVIKTAANVEMGKRLCIIYEDLNTLMEEWKPDLVAVEKLFFYRMANIITIAQARGVMMLVLAQHQVPFVEFTPAQIKQALTGWGNADKQEVQEAVARELELDYIPHPDDAADALAVALTASFHL
- a CDS encoding protein phosphatase 2C domain-containing protein; its protein translation is MSCLIVQEDTCFQLNNFYLVVKTHLGKFADVDYYKVFIQKVGANTNPEVDNFGLLRIGDVNGGLSRELQLRHILEENSIIAKLLTFSIEEVELFLNIASEDYLKTSFNPPDIKSIEQTNFVVDDIPNPSNFAMVVEENQLFNNYNQLSTPDSYFDEEWESTENYDYLEDEVVENTHSLTKSKLLLLSYLPLEGQTLDIWLQQKHSCEVSIKIINQICQLFQQIYQQGWCCFQVISPFIQVDSTIKFFDLTNVHLLGEQVAFGKQTDYCAPEVGFNCPISEKTSAYIIGTLLYQSIYQQLPNSKLNFSSLDIPPIPGIYQIISLCLSVIVEDRIGLDQLTKTLSETHQTFSNRKVQWDVESYSTIGLSMQRLHNEDNYGVQQYSSSHEDTILAVLADGMGGLAQGEIASHLAVKTVIEAPIDCINESAERCNKWLVSVVEKANKCVYENVNNGGTTLSIVWANCRHLRIAHVGDSRIYLIRNNMICQLSEDHSLVAMLLAEGDITYEESYKHKQRNILTKCIGSKSNLSSNYVQTLENFGLELSIFLEQNDIIILCSDGVWDLVPQTELAKIFIEDQNLKVAVNNTIDLVLTRGARDNATIVAMKCNLSNQY
- a CDS encoding gluconeogenesis factor YvcK family protein codes for the protein MSISYFKQAINLFRQESRNRTQYRLSQWFKWLSPGLSVKRWLLISAGGVVLTALGLAIWVKLTPIFYAIQLIQDLVSTIANFLPNYISGPLILLFGLLLIFWGQTRTVSSITEVLRPEGDEELIDVLLSYRRLHRGPKIVVIGGGTGLSTLLRGLKTYSNNITAIVTVADDGGSSGRLRRENGVLPPGDIRNCLAALASEETLLTELFQYRFTAGDGLTGHSFGNLFLTAMSDITGDLERAIAASSDVLAVRGKVLPATLSDMRLWAQLADGRRIEGESNITEAGGSILKIGSIPASPPALPKVIQAIEEADCIIIGPGSLYTSVIPNLLVPEITSAIASRRKGGGRVPPVPCIYVCNIMTQAGETHGYTVSDHIRAIDNACGEKLFNAVLVHKQYPSPRSLKRYAQENSHPVFLDRELVTKLGRRVILANVMDEDEATGVVRHNPQRLAGVLLRWYSRAYG